A stretch of Flavobacterium sp. N2270 DNA encodes these proteins:
- a CDS encoding TlpA disulfide reductase family protein, translated as MKKIISLFTIALFTLSCSQAQQTKFKQEALENVMVDTNNESIAFKDILKKYEGKTIVIDVWASWCSDCIKGMPKLKALQAKFPDATYLFISMDKNYESWIKGIAKYDVQGEHYLTSDGMKGVFGKSVKLNWIPRYMIVDKTGKIALFKAIEADDEKITETLNALK; from the coding sequence ATGAAAAAGATTATTTCACTATTTACAATAGCATTATTTACACTTTCTTGTTCGCAAGCACAACAAACAAAGTTTAAGCAAGAAGCCTTAGAAAATGTAATGGTAGATACTAATAATGAATCTATTGCATTTAAAGATATTTTAAAAAAATACGAAGGAAAAACCATTGTTATTGATGTTTGGGCTTCGTGGTGTTCAGATTGTATCAAAGGAATGCCTAAACTAAAAGCATTACAAGCAAAATTTCCCGATGCAACTTACTTATTCATTTCTATGGATAAAAATTATGAATCATGGATAAAAGGAATTGCTAAATATGATGTACAAGGAGAACACTATTTAACTTCAGACGGAATGAAAGGCGTTTTTGGAAAATCAGTGAAACTAAATTGGATTCCACGTTATATGATTGTTGATAAAACAGGTAAAATTGCATTATTTAAAGCTATTGAAGCTGATGATGAAAAAATTACAGAAACATTAAATGCATTAAAATAA
- the folP gene encoding dihydropteroate synthase, translating into MTINCKGNLIDLSTPKIMGILNVTPDSFYDGGSYKNEIEIVAQVEKMIAEGATFIDVGAYSSKPGAEFVSEDEELNRILPVIDLLLNKFPDVLLSIDTFRSEVAKQAIYKGAALINDISAGLLGEKMLETVAQLQVPYIMMHMKGTPQTMQSLAIYDDVVKEVMFYFSERINAARKLGINDLIVDPGFGFAKTLEDNYEIMQKLEFFSILELPILVGISRKSMIYKLLENEPQDALNGTTVLNTIALQKGAQILRVHDVKEAQECIKIYTQLK; encoded by the coding sequence ATGACTATTAACTGTAAAGGAAACCTTATTGATTTATCTACTCCTAAAATAATGGGGATTTTAAATGTAACTCCCGATTCATTTTATGATGGTGGTTCTTATAAAAACGAAATTGAAATAGTAGCACAGGTTGAGAAAATGATTGCCGAAGGCGCTACTTTTATTGATGTTGGTGCTTATTCGAGTAAACCAGGAGCCGAATTTGTTTCGGAAGATGAAGAATTGAATAGAATTTTACCTGTGATAGATTTACTTTTAAATAAGTTTCCAGATGTTTTATTGTCTATTGATACATTTAGAAGTGAAGTTGCAAAGCAAGCTATATATAAAGGTGCAGCTTTAATTAATGATATTTCTGCAGGTTTGTTAGGTGAAAAAATGTTAGAAACTGTTGCTCAATTGCAAGTTCCTTATATAATGATGCACATGAAAGGAACACCACAAACTATGCAATCATTAGCAATTTATGATGATGTTGTGAAAGAAGTTATGTTCTACTTTTCGGAAAGAATTAATGCCGCAAGAAAATTAGGAATTAATGATCTTATTGTTGACCCTGGATTTGGTTTTGCTAAAACATTAGAAGATAATTATGAAATCATGCAAAAATTGGAATTTTTCTCTATTTTAGAATTACCAATTTTAGTTGGAATTTCAAGAAAATCAATGATTTATAAATTATTAGAAAATGAACCACAAGATGCGTTAAATGGAACCACAGTTTTAAACACAATTGCATTACAAAAAGGAGCTCAAATTTTAAGAGTTCACGATGTTAAAGAAGCTCAAGAATGTATCAAAATATATACCCAACTAAAATGA
- the tpiA gene encoding triose-phosphate isomerase translates to MRKNIVAGNWKMHKTHSETIALIEEIVLKKQNTSTEIIVAPTFVNLQTAVTISEGNNITVAAQNMHQAEGGAFTGEISASMLTNIGVNTVILGHSERRAYFHETDALLANKVDTALKHNMRVIFCFGEELKDRQINNHFNVVEYQLRDALFHLQKSDWSNIILAYEPVWAIGTGETASPEQAQEMHAFIRSLIEKVYGNDVAENVSILYGGSVKPENAKEIFSKKDVDGGLIGGAALKADDFLAIVNGF, encoded by the coding sequence ATGAGAAAAAATATAGTTGCAGGAAACTGGAAAATGCACAAAACGCATTCAGAAACAATTGCTTTAATTGAAGAAATTGTATTAAAAAAACAAAATACATCAACAGAAATTATTGTAGCACCAACGTTTGTTAACTTACAAACAGCAGTTACTATTTCTGAAGGAAATAATATAACTGTTGCGGCACAAAATATGCATCAAGCTGAAGGTGGCGCTTTTACAGGAGAAATTTCAGCATCAATGTTAACTAATATTGGTGTAAATACTGTAATTCTTGGTCATAGTGAAAGAAGAGCATATTTTCATGAAACAGATGCACTATTAGCAAATAAAGTCGATACAGCTTTAAAACACAACATGCGTGTTATTTTTTGTTTTGGCGAAGAGTTAAAAGACCGTCAAATAAACAATCATTTTAATGTGGTGGAATACCAATTAAGAGATGCTTTATTTCATTTACAAAAAAGCGATTGGTCAAATATCATTTTAGCTTACGAACCTGTTTGGGCTATTGGAACAGGTGAAACTGCTTCTCCAGAACAAGCTCAAGAAATGCATGCGTTCATTCGTAGCTTAATTGAAAAAGTCTACGGAAACGATGTTGCTGAAAACGTTTCTATACTTTATGGTGGAAGTGTAAAACCAGAAAATGCAAAAGAAATATTCTCTAAAAAAGATGTCGATGGTGGTTTAATTGGTGGAGCAGCATTAAAAGCAGACGATTTCTTAGCAATTGTAAATGGGTTTTAA
- the rlmH gene encoding 23S rRNA (pseudouridine(1915)-N(3))-methyltransferase RlmH has protein sequence MNIKLITIGKTDNKNLQSLIDEYTKRLSFYVKFDLEIIPDIKNVKNLSEAQQKEKEGELILSKITPTDHLILLDENGKTFSSVGFSNFLQKKMNAGIKTLVFVIGGPYGFSDTVYKQAVGKVSLSEMTFSHQMVRLFVIEQIYRGFTILRNEPYHHQ, from the coding sequence ATGAACATCAAACTCATAACCATAGGAAAAACAGACAATAAAAACTTACAATCGCTGATTGATGAGTACACCAAGCGTTTGTCTTTTTATGTAAAGTTTGATTTAGAAATTATTCCTGATATTAAAAACGTAAAGAATTTAAGCGAAGCCCAACAAAAAGAAAAAGAAGGCGAATTAATCTTGTCTAAAATTACGCCAACAGACCATTTAATTTTGTTAGACGAAAACGGCAAAACATTTTCGAGTGTCGGTTTTTCTAATTTTCTACAAAAGAAAATGAATGCTGGAATAAAAACGTTAGTTTTTGTAATTGGTGGCCCTTATGGATTTAGCGACACCGTTTATAAACAAGCTGTTGGTAAAGTTTCTTTATCAGAAATGACTTTTTCTCACCAAATGGTTCGCTTGTTTGTAATTGAACAAATTTATCGTGGATTCACCATTTTAAGAAACGAACCTTATCATCATCAATAG
- a CDS encoding DUF1304 domain-containing protein: MHIISQLLIVLVALLHLYFLWLEMFVWTTKAYKVFRNFPKDLFEKTKTMAANQGLYNGFLAAGLIWSLFITDVVWSNNIALFFLTCVAIAGIYGAYSISKKIFFVQSIPAILGILSLIFLK; this comes from the coding sequence ATGCATATTATTTCACAACTATTAATCGTTCTTGTAGCACTACTCCACTTGTATTTCTTATGGTTAGAAATGTTTGTATGGACCACAAAAGCCTATAAAGTATTTAGAAATTTTCCAAAAGATTTATTTGAGAAAACAAAAACTATGGCTGCCAATCAAGGTTTATATAACGGATTTTTAGCAGCTGGATTAATTTGGTCTTTATTTATAACAGATGTTGTTTGGAGCAATAACATTGCATTATTCTTTTTAACATGCGTTGCTATTGCAGGTATTTATGGTGCTTATTCTATTTCTAAAAAAATATTCTTTGTACAAAGTATTCCTGCTATTTTAGGAATTTTGAGTTTGATATTTTTAAAGTGA
- a CDS encoding YcxB family protein, whose amino-acid sequence MDFKLNFHPDEEYYKEAYDQLISIAKLKKFEPIFAVVFVLIGVCLYYFNMNKAFGFSSMIFSAIGIYEFFKFYYDRNKWLKDRNESKINGNKIELEFTDTHIKHSGPFSSGEINWSGLMSIIKTKKGIVIKPQNGLSIYLPDRLFVEQKQIDFILSKKK is encoded by the coding sequence ATGGACTTTAAATTAAATTTTCATCCAGATGAAGAATATTATAAAGAAGCTTATGACCAATTAATAAGTATTGCTAAACTAAAGAAATTTGAACCTATTTTTGCAGTAGTTTTTGTCTTAATCGGAGTTTGTTTATATTATTTTAATATGAATAAAGCGTTCGGTTTTTCGTCTATGATATTTTCAGCAATTGGAATATATGAGTTTTTTAAATTTTATTATGATAGAAATAAATGGTTGAAGGATAGAAATGAAAGTAAAATAAATGGAAATAAAATTGAACTTGAATTTACAGATACACATATTAAACATTCAGGGCCATTTTCTTCTGGAGAAATAAATTGGAGTGGTTTAATGTCAATAATAAAGACTAAAAAAGGAATTGTAATTAAACCACAAAATGGATTAAGTATTTATTTACCTGACAGGCTTTTTGTTGAGCAAAAACAAATTGATTTTATTTTATCTAAAAAAAAGTAA
- a CDS encoding BT_3928 family protein — translation MRNIITQFSRIFVGVLFIISGLIKLNDPIGFSYKLEEYFNADVLNVEFLIPFALVIACFVVIFEVVLGVMLLIGFKTKFTIWSLLAMIVFFTFLTFYSAYFNKVTDCGCFGDALKLTPWESFTKDIVLLFFILILFFNQKFINPILDKTPINLTVFATYSLCLFMAFYVLQHLPLIDFRAYKVGTNIQKGMEIPEGAEKSEYEMVFIYKINGVDTEISYADVMANKIPEGAEFVDRKDKLIKQGYVPPIHDFSIEKDGTDYTDSVLQEPKVMLFISYDLDKSKDKGMEALEELHQKAIAKGYLVIGMTSSNLETIAAYKTKFKHTFDYYFCDATTLKTVERANPSIVLLEKGTIVQKVHFNDIDKLDLK, via the coding sequence ATTAGAAATATAATTACACAATTTTCAAGAATATTTGTCGGCGTATTATTTATAATTTCGGGCTTAATTAAATTAAACGACCCAATAGGTTTTTCCTATAAACTTGAAGAATATTTTAATGCAGATGTTTTAAATGTTGAATTTTTAATTCCATTTGCACTAGTAATTGCTTGTTTTGTTGTCATTTTTGAAGTTGTTTTAGGGGTAATGCTATTAATTGGTTTTAAAACCAAATTTACCATTTGGAGTTTATTAGCAATGATTGTATTTTTCACGTTCCTTACCTTTTACTCTGCTTATTTTAATAAAGTAACCGATTGTGGTTGTTTTGGTGATGCTCTAAAGTTAACGCCTTGGGAATCGTTTACTAAAGATATTGTATTGTTATTCTTTATTCTAATACTTTTCTTTAATCAAAAATTCATAAATCCAATATTAGATAAAACTCCTATCAACTTAACCGTTTTTGCTACTTATTCTTTATGTTTATTCATGGCTTTTTATGTTTTACAGCATTTGCCTTTAATCGATTTTAGAGCGTATAAAGTGGGCACAAATATTCAAAAAGGAATGGAAATCCCCGAAGGAGCTGAAAAAAGCGAATATGAAATGGTGTTCATTTATAAAATAAATGGTGTGGATACCGAAATTAGTTATGCTGATGTTATGGCTAATAAAATTCCTGAAGGAGCTGAATTTGTTGACAGAAAAGACAAACTAATCAAGCAAGGTTATGTTCCGCCAATTCATGATTTCTCTATTGAAAAAGACGGAACAGATTATACTGATAGTGTTTTACAAGAACCAAAAGTTATGTTATTTATTTCGTATGACTTAGATAAATCAAAAGATAAAGGAATGGAAGCTTTAGAAGAACTACATCAAAAAGCAATTGCAAAAGGATACTTGGTAATTGGTATGACTTCTTCTAATCTTGAAACAATTGCTGCTTATAAAACTAAATTCAAACACACATTTGATTATTACTTTTGCGATGCAACAACTTTAAAAACAGTAGAAAGAGCAAATCCTAGTATTGTACTTTTAGAAAAAGGAACAATTGTTCAAAAAGTACACTTTAATGATATTGACAAATTAGACTTAAAATAA
- a CDS encoding DUF1599 domain-containing protein: protein MKNTSQEYDAVIAICRDLFTKKTKDYGTAWRILRLPSLTDQIFIKAQRIRSLQENEVRKVDEGEASEFIGIINYCIMALIQIEKGIATQPDLKYDDAVKLYDEKIALTKQLMEDKNHDYGEAWREMRVSSLTDLILQKLLRVKQIEDNKGQTLVSEGIDANYQDMINYSVFALIHMNIAK from the coding sequence ATGAAGAATACGTCACAAGAATACGATGCAGTGATAGCAATTTGTCGCGATTTGTTTACCAAAAAAACAAAAGACTACGGAACAGCCTGGAGAATATTACGTTTACCATCGTTAACTGACCAAATTTTTATTAAAGCACAACGCATAAGAAGCCTTCAGGAAAATGAAGTGCGTAAAGTTGATGAAGGTGAAGCATCTGAATTTATAGGAATCATTAACTATTGCATTATGGCCTTGATTCAAATTGAAAAAGGTATTGCTACGCAACCTGATTTAAAATATGACGATGCTGTAAAACTATATGATGAAAAAATTGCCTTAACAAAGCAATTAATGGAAGATAAAAATCATGATTATGGTGAAGCTTGGCGCGAAATGCGTGTAAGCAGTTTAACCGATTTAATTTTACAAAAGTTACTTCGTGTAAAACAAATTGAAGACAATAAAGGACAAACATTAGTTTCTGAAGGAATTGATGCCAATTACCAAGATATGATTAACTATTCTGTATTTGCATTAATACACATGAATATTGCTAAATAA
- the gcvT gene encoding glycine cleavage system aminomethyltransferase GcvT, whose amino-acid sequence MKNTALTHVHESLGAKMVPFAGYNMPVQYEGVNAEHEIVRTGVGVFDVSHMGEFFLKGENALALIQKVTSNDASKLVDGKAQYSCLPNNEGGIVDDLIIYKIADNHYMLVVNASNIEKDWNWISKHNDLGVEMQDLSDSYSLLAIQGPKAAEAMQSLTSIDLVNMPYYTFQIGEFAGVDNVTVSATGYTGSGGFEIYFKNEDAETIWNKVFEAGASFGIKPIGLAARDTLRLEMGFCLYGNDINDTTSPLEAGLGWITKFDKEFTNSENLKKQKEAGVTRKLVAFELTERGIPRHDYEIADANGNVIGIVTSGTMSPSLGKAIGLGYVPTALSAIDSEIFIRIRNKDIAAKVVKLPFYKK is encoded by the coding sequence ATGAAAAATACAGCTTTAACTCACGTTCATGAAAGTTTAGGAGCGAAAATGGTTCCATTTGCAGGTTACAATATGCCTGTGCAATATGAAGGTGTAAATGCAGAACATGAAATTGTTAGAACAGGTGTTGGAGTTTTTGATGTTTCTCACATGGGAGAATTTTTCCTAAAAGGAGAAAATGCATTAGCATTAATTCAAAAAGTAACTTCAAATGACGCTTCTAAATTAGTTGATGGTAAAGCACAATATTCTTGTTTACCAAATAACGAAGGTGGAATTGTAGATGATTTAATTATTTATAAAATAGCTGATAATCATTATATGCTTGTTGTAAACGCATCAAACATTGAAAAAGACTGGAATTGGATTTCGAAACATAACGACTTAGGTGTTGAAATGCAAGATTTATCAGATTCTTATTCTTTATTAGCGATTCAAGGTCCAAAAGCTGCTGAAGCAATGCAATCATTGACTTCAATTGATTTAGTTAATATGCCTTATTATACGTTTCAAATTGGAGAATTTGCTGGTGTAGATAATGTAACGGTTTCTGCAACTGGTTATACTGGTTCTGGAGGTTTTGAAATTTATTTTAAAAATGAAGATGCTGAAACGATTTGGAACAAAGTTTTTGAAGCCGGTGCATCTTTTGGTATTAAACCAATTGGATTAGCTGCAAGAGATACTTTGCGTTTAGAAATGGGATTTTGTCTATATGGAAACGATATTAACGATACAACTTCTCCTTTAGAAGCTGGTTTAGGTTGGATTACCAAATTTGATAAAGAATTTACCAATTCTGAAAATTTAAAGAAACAAAAAGAAGCTGGTGTAACAAGAAAATTAGTTGCTTTTGAATTAACAGAAAGAGGAATTCCTCGTCACGATTATGAAATTGCTGATGCAAACGGAAATGTAATAGGAATTGTAACTTCTGGAACTATGTCGCCATCACTTGGAAAAGCAATTGGTTTAGGATATGTACCTACTGCTCTATCAGCGATTGATTCAGAAATTTTCATTCGAATTAGAAATAAAGACATTGCTGCAAAAGTGGTTAAATTACCTTTTTATAAGAAATAG
- the hutH gene encoding histidine ammonia-lyase, protein METIHYISADLLSIEKINEIISYDLKLELSEEARINIEKCRNYLDEKMKSHDKPIYGINTGFGSLCNVKIAGENLSKLQENLVKSHACGTGDEVPHEIVKLMLLLKVQSLSYGHSGVQLETVERLIAFYNNDVLPVIYTQGSLGASGDLSPLAHLSLPLLGEGEVYYNGFRQPSHKVLESFGWKPLILKSKEGLALLNGTQFMGAYGVYSLIKASKLSYLADLIGAVSLEGFDGRKEPYTDLIHLIRPHKGQVVTAEKMLEFLDGSEIIEQEKVHVQDPYSFRCIPQVHGASKDTIDYVKKVFRTEINSVTDNPNIFVGEDQIISGGNFHGQPLALALDFLGLGLAELGSISERRTYQLISGLRGLPAFLVNDPGLNSGFMIPQYTAASIVSQNKQFATPASIDSIVSSNGQEDHVSMGANAATKTLKIVENLERILAIELMNASQALEFRRPLKSSDFIEMFIKSYREEVPFVSEDRILHYDIEKSIQFLNSFQIDIED, encoded by the coding sequence ATGGAAACGATACATTATATAAGCGCTGATTTATTATCTATTGAGAAAATTAATGAAATAATTTCTTATGATTTAAAACTAGAATTATCAGAAGAAGCTCGTATTAATATTGAAAAATGCCGTAATTATTTAGATGAGAAAATGAAATCTCATGATAAGCCAATTTACGGAATTAATACAGGTTTTGGTTCGCTTTGTAATGTAAAAATTGCTGGAGAAAATTTATCTAAGCTTCAAGAAAACTTAGTAAAATCGCATGCTTGTGGAACTGGAGATGAAGTACCTCATGAGATTGTGAAGTTAATGTTGTTGCTTAAGGTTCAATCGTTAAGTTACGGACATTCTGGCGTTCAGTTAGAAACGGTTGAGCGTTTAATTGCATTTTATAATAATGATGTTTTACCAGTTATATATACTCAAGGTTCATTAGGAGCTTCTGGCGATTTGTCTCCATTAGCTCATTTATCGTTGCCTCTTTTAGGTGAAGGTGAAGTTTATTATAATGGATTTAGACAACCTTCTCATAAAGTTTTAGAAAGTTTTGGTTGGAAACCTTTGATATTAAAATCAAAAGAAGGGTTAGCTTTATTGAACGGAACTCAATTTATGGGTGCATATGGAGTTTACAGTTTAATAAAAGCAAGTAAATTATCGTATTTAGCCGATTTAATTGGAGCTGTTTCTTTAGAAGGTTTTGATGGAAGAAAAGAACCATATACCGATTTAATTCATTTAATTCGCCCGCATAAAGGTCAGGTTGTTACTGCCGAAAAAATGTTAGAATTCTTAGACGGAAGTGAAATTATAGAACAAGAAAAAGTACATGTACAGGATCCGTATTCATTTAGATGTATTCCTCAAGTACATGGAGCGAGTAAAGATACTATTGATTACGTAAAGAAAGTTTTTCGTACTGAAATTAATTCGGTTACCGATAACCCAAATATTTTTGTGGGCGAAGACCAAATTATTTCTGGCGGAAATTTCCACGGACAACCATTAGCTTTAGCTTTGGACTTTTTAGGATTAGGTTTAGCTGAATTAGGAAGTATCTCAGAAAGAAGAACCTACCAATTAATTTCAGGATTAAGAGGTTTACCTGCCTTTTTAGTGAATGATCCAGGTTTAAATTCAGGATTTATGATTCCGCAATATACTGCCGCAAGTATTGTAAGTCAAAATAAACAATTTGCTACGCCAGCAAGTATTGATAGTATTGTTTCGAGTAACGGACAAGAAGATCATGTAAGTATGGGAGCAAATGCAGCAACTAAAACGCTTAAAATTGTTGAAAATTTAGAACGTATTTTAGCTATTGAATTGATGAATGCTTCACAAGCTTTAGAGTTTAGAAGACCCTTAAAATCGAGTGATTTTATTGAAATGTTTATTAAATCGTATAGAGAAGAAGTTCCTTTTGTAAGTGAAGATAGAATTTTACATTACGATATTGAAAAATCGATTCAGTTTTTGAATAGTTTTCAAATTGATATAGAGGATTAA